A stretch of DNA from Candidatus Binatia bacterium:
TCCGTGCGCGGGTTATGCCGCGTCTTGTATCCCTTGGCCGGTTGTCCCCACGGCGACTGCGGGTGATTGCCCTTCGACCGGCCCTCACCTCCGCCGTGCGGATGGTCGACCGGGTTCATGGCCATACCGCGGACCCGAGACCGTCGGCCGAGCCAGCGTACGCGGCCCGCTTTGCCGAGTGAAACGTTTTCGTGTTCGACGTTACCCACCTGGCCGATGGTCGCCCGGCAGGAAAGCGGAACATAGCGCAGTTCCCCCGAGGGCAGTTTCAACAGGGCTTTCGCGCCCTCCTTCGCCATCAACTGTGCCGCAGTCCCGGCGCTACGGGCCAATTGCCCACCGCGGCCCGGTTTCAGCTCCACGTTGTGGACCATGGTACCGGTCGGAATCAACTGGAGCGGCATTGCGTTACCGGGCTTGATATCCGCCCCTTCCCCGGCCGTCACCCGGTCCTCCACCTTCAGTCCGACAGGCGCCAACACGTAACGCTTCTCCCCGTCGGCATATGCCAGCAGGGCGAGGCGAGCGGAGCGATTGGGATCGTACTCCAGGGCGGCCACGCGGGCCGGAATCTGGTCCTTGCGCCGCTGGAAGTCGACGACTCGGTAGCGCCGCTTGTGGCCGCCGCCGCGATGCCGCATGGTCATGCGACCGAGGGCGTTGCGACCGCCGCGGCGCTTCTTGGGCGCCAGCAACCGGCGTTCGGGTTCCTTATCGGCAAGCTCCGAGAAGTCCGCAACCGTTTGGAAGCGGCGCCCGGGCGAGGTCGGTCTGTATTGGCGAACCGGCATGATCAAACGGCCTCGTAGAAGTCGATGCGTTGGCCGGCGGCAAGCGTCACGTAAGCCTTCTTCCAGTTCGGTCTCTGGCCGCGCCACTTGCCGACGCGTCGCATCTTGCCAAGGTAATTAATGGTCCGCACCTGCTCCACCTTGACCTTGAAAAGAGTTTCGACGGCACGGCGGATATCGTGTTTGCTGGCATCGCGGCGCACCCGAAAAACGAATTGGTTACCCTGCTCGTTGACGAGTGTGCCCTTCTCGGTGATCAGCGGGGCGTAGATGATGTGACCGAGATCAATCATGCTCCCACTCTCGCTTCCAGTGCGCGGATCGCCTCCGGCGTCAGGATGAGCCGCTCGTAGCGGAGGATATCGTAGACGTTGGCGCCGTCGACGCGCAGCACCTTGATCTTGGGAAGGTTGCGGGCAGCCCGCTCGAGACTCTCGTCGCGGCCGGCGATGACGATGAGGGCGCTTCGCACCTGGAGCTGAGCGGCGACGGCGGCGAGCAGCTTCGTCTTCGGTGCATCGAGAGCGATCCGGTCGACGACCAGAAGTTGCCCATCGCGAACCTTGGCCGCCAGGGCCGCGCAAAGGGCCGCCTTGCGGGCTGTAGCAGGCAGCCGGTAGGAATAGTCGCGCGGCTGCGGGCCGAAAACCGTCGCACCGCCGGCCCAGATGGGCGATCGGCTGCTGCCGGCTCGTGCGCGACCGGTACCCTTCTGGCGCCACGGCTTCTTCCCGCCCCCGCTAACGAAGCCGCGCGTCTTAGTGGCGTGGGTTCCCGCCCGTCGGTTCGCCATCTGCATCTTCACGGTTTCGTAGAGCAGATGCCGTCTCACGGGCCCACCGAACAGCGCTGCTGGCAGGGTTACTTCCCCCACCGCTTCGTTGCGCTGGGAAATCAACGGTACCGTTCTTGCGTCAGTCACGGCGCGCCCTCTTCACGGCCGGGCGGACCACGACGATGGCGTTACGCGCCCCCGGCACGGCCCCGCGCACCAGCAGCAGATGTTCGGCTGCCTTGACCGCGATGACTTCGAGGTTCTGCGTCGTCACCCGCTCGTTGCCGTACTGCCCAGCCATGCGCTTGCCCTTGAACACGCGCCCCGGGAAGGACCGATTTCCAATCGACCCGCCGTGGCGGAAGTACTCGTGCGTACCGTGGCTTCCGGGGAATCCCCCGAACCTGTGCCGCTTGATCACGCCGCTGAAGCCGCGCCCTTTGGTGGTTCCGGTGACGTCGACCCGGTCGCCCGCGGTAAAGATCGCATCGACGGTGATCTCCTGACCGAGATTGTAGGCGGTCTCCGAATCGTCAGGGTCGAATTCGCGTAGGACCTGGAACACACCCTTGCCGGCTTTCACGCAATGCGCACGGTAAGCTTTCGTTGCGCGCTGGGGCTTGCGTTCGCCGAAGCCCAGTTGCAGGGCGACGTAGCCGTCCCGGTCCCGGCGCTTCGCCTGCACCACCGTGCACGGGCCGGCCTGGATGACAGTTACGGGAATCAACTGTCCTTTGTCATCGAACAGTTGCGTCATGCCGAGTTTCTTGCCGATCAATCCGATCATGGCCTTCCGGAGTTCGCGTCGCCCCGCCTCGTGTCGCTCACTGGAGTTTAATCTCGACGTCGACGCCCGCCGCGAGGTCCAGCTTACCCAGCGCGTCGATGGTCTGCTGGGTGGGCTCAAGTATGTCCAGTAGTCGTTTATGCGTCCGGATCTCGAATTGCTCGCGCGACTTCTTGTCCACGTGGGGCGAACGGTTCACGGTGAACCGTTCGACGTGCGTGGGCAGTGGGATGGGCCCCGCCACGCGACCACCGGTCTGCCGTACCGTCTCGACGATTTCCTTCACCGACTGGTCGAGCAGCCTGTGATCGTACGCCTTGAGGCGAATCCGTATGCGTTCGTTCATGCCC
This window harbors:
- the rplB gene encoding 50S ribosomal protein L2, with protein sequence MPVRQYRPTSPGRRFQTVADFSELADKEPERRLLAPKKRRGGRNALGRMTMRHRGGGHKRRYRVVDFQRRKDQIPARVAALEYDPNRSARLALLAYADGEKRYVLAPVGLKVEDRVTAGEGADIKPGNAMPLQLIPTGTMVHNVELKPGRGGQLARSAGTAAQLMAKEGAKALLKLPSGELRYVPLSCRATIGQVGNVEHENVSLGKAGRVRWLGRRSRVRGMAMNPVDHPHGGGEGRSKGNHPQSPWGQPAKGYKTRHNPRTDRFIVKRRTK
- the rplW gene encoding 50S ribosomal protein L23, yielding MIDLGHIIYAPLITEKGTLVNEQGNQFVFRVRRDASKHDIRRAVETLFKVKVEQVRTINYLGKMRRVGKWRGQRPNWKKAYVTLAAGQRIDFYEAV
- the rplD gene encoding 50S ribosomal protein L4, translating into MISQRNEAVGEVTLPAALFGGPVRRHLLYETVKMQMANRRAGTHATKTRGFVSGGGKKPWRQKGTGRARAGSSRSPIWAGGATVFGPQPRDYSYRLPATARKAALCAALAAKVRDGQLLVVDRIALDAPKTKLLAAVAAQLQVRSALIVIAGRDESLERAARNLPKIKVLRVDGANVYDILRYERLILTPEAIRALEARVGA
- the rplC gene encoding 50S ribosomal protein L3 produces the protein MIGLIGKKLGMTQLFDDKGQLIPVTVIQAGPCTVVQAKRRDRDGYVALQLGFGERKPQRATKAYRAHCVKAGKGVFQVLREFDPDDSETAYNLGQEITVDAIFTAGDRVDVTGTTKGRGFSGVIKRHRFGGFPGSHGTHEYFRHGGSIGNRSFPGRVFKGKRMAGQYGNERVTTQNLEVIAVKAAEHLLLVRGAVPGARNAIVVVRPAVKRARRD
- the rpsJ gene encoding 30S ribosomal protein S10, which produces MNERIRIRLKAYDHRLLDQSVKEIVETVRQTGGRVAGPIPLPTHVERFTVNRSPHVDKKSREQFEIRTHKRLLDILEPTQQTIDALGKLDLAAGVDVEIKLQ